One genomic region from Ornithinicoccus hortensis encodes:
- a CDS encoding GNAT family N-acetyltransferase, giving the protein MRARLAEPGDLELLLPMLLDMGFVDDEAALRDRFPLFCASVDHPILVAVDEGGALLGYAALHDLGQHLRSGNTHRTVKLDDLYTAPAHRRRGVARLLMEAVESWARSQPVRYVFWYANQGPAGAAYQAMGYEPDGSGQEGFDFYEIDLGDPHDRLAHPQRGT; this is encoded by the coding sequence ATGAGGGCACGTCTGGCCGAGCCCGGTGATCTCGAACTGCTCCTTCCGATGCTCTTGGACATGGGGTTCGTCGATGATGAGGCCGCACTGCGCGATCGATTCCCACTCTTCTGCGCATCCGTCGACCACCCGATCCTCGTCGCCGTCGACGAGGGCGGAGCGCTCCTTGGCTATGCCGCCCTACACGACCTGGGACAGCATCTGCGATCCGGGAACACGCACCGCACGGTCAAGCTGGACGACCTCTACACCGCACCCGCTCACCGACGCCGAGGAGTGGCAAGACTCCTGATGGAGGCGGTGGAGTCCTGGGCGCGCTCGCAACCAGTTCGCTACGTGTTCTGGTACGCGAACCAGGGGCCCGCAGGCGCCGCATACCAAGCCATGGGCTACGAGCCCGATGGGTCTGGGCAGGAAGGGTTCGACTTCTACGAGATCGATCTCGGTGATCCCCACGACAGATTGGCTCATCCTCAGCGGGGAACGTGA